The Skermanella pratensis genome has a window encoding:
- a CDS encoding ABC transporter permease, with protein sequence MGDIADLLLSATFWAATLRIATPYILGTLGELVCERAGVLNLGIEGIMTLGAMAGWMAVYQGAGLWTGVLVAALAGALLGLLHALLTVPLGLSQHVTGIGVTLLGTSLSYYVYRMALPQVSSPPTVEPFQPFAVPVLSDIPVIGPALFNQTPLTYAALAAVGLVAWVLYRTPAGLAVRMVGENPAAAEAQGIDVTAVRIGAVVCGSALMAVGGAFLTLSAFNAFFFNMINGRGWICIALVVFASWRPGKALLGAVLFAAFDAFQLRLQQIVGPALPYQVFLMLPYLLSILALVVMSRRAAYPRALMIPFRKGERH encoded by the coding sequence ATGGGCGATATCGCCGACCTGCTGCTGTCCGCCACCTTCTGGGCGGCGACGCTGCGCATCGCGACCCCTTATATCCTGGGCACGCTGGGCGAGCTGGTGTGCGAGCGGGCCGGGGTGCTGAACCTCGGCATCGAGGGGATCATGACGCTCGGCGCCATGGCCGGCTGGATGGCCGTCTACCAGGGCGCCGGCCTGTGGACCGGCGTGCTGGTCGCGGCCCTGGCGGGCGCGCTGCTCGGGCTTCTGCACGCGCTGCTGACGGTGCCGCTCGGACTGTCCCAGCATGTCACCGGGATCGGGGTGACCCTGCTGGGCACCAGCCTGTCCTATTACGTCTACCGCATGGCGCTGCCCCAGGTGTCGAGCCCGCCCACGGTCGAGCCGTTCCAGCCCTTCGCCGTGCCCGTGCTGTCGGACATCCCGGTGATCGGGCCGGCGCTGTTCAACCAGACCCCGCTGACCTATGCGGCCCTGGCGGCGGTCGGGCTGGTGGCCTGGGTGCTCTACCGGACTCCGGCGGGGCTGGCGGTGCGCATGGTCGGCGAGAACCCCGCTGCGGCGGAGGCACAGGGGATCGACGTCACGGCGGTGCGCATCGGCGCCGTCGTGTGCGGCAGCGCGTTGATGGCGGTCGGCGGGGCCTTCCTGACGCTGTCGGCGTTCAACGCCTTCTTCTTCAACATGATCAACGGCCGGGGCTGGATCTGCATCGCGCTGGTGGTGTTCGCGTCGTGGCGGCCGGGCAAGGCTCTGCTGGGCGCGGTGCTGTTCGCCGCCTTCGATGCGTTCCAGCTGCGGCTCCAGCAGATCGTCGGGCCGGCCCTGCCTTACCAGGTGTTCCTGATGCTGCCTTACCTGCTGAGTATCCTGGCCCTCGTGGTGATGTCGCGGCGCGCGGCCTATCCGCGGGCGCTGATGATTCCGTTCCGCAAAGGGGAGCGACACTGA
- a CDS encoding ABC transporter ATP-binding protein: MTQSSSAGGPEVVLRLAGITKRFGPLVANDDVSLELRGGQVMALLGENGAGKTTLMNILFGHYVADAGHIEAFGRPLPPGSPKAALAAGICMVHQHFTLADNLTVLDNVILGTEPLWRLRSDRGRGRRRLAELAERFGLAVDPDAGVGSLSVGERQRVEILKALYRDARILILDEPTAVLTPQESERLFATLKLLTAEGLAVVFISHKMNEVMAASDVVGVLRGGRLVALRRTAETSRGELAELMIGRTLKAPTVEPMDAGEPVLVLSGVTAAAGTAGLDTVDLTVRRHQIVGIAGVSGNGQSVLADLVSGLIVPGAGRLQVLGDEVGSAGPGDMIRRGVARIPEDRHATGLVGDMTVWENLIAERYRLPEFSRLGFLKRGAARERAESVIRDYDVRCPGPDAVSRLLSGGNMQKLILGRTLSYGPGLILANQPTRGLDVGAVAYVHERLLDARAAGAGVLLISEDLDEILSLADQVAVIHRGRLSPLQPRAGVTIRRLGLAMAGHWEELSEAD, from the coding sequence GTGACGCAGTCTTCTTCCGCCGGAGGGCCGGAGGTCGTCCTCCGGCTCGCCGGCATCACCAAGCGTTTCGGGCCGCTGGTCGCCAACGACGACGTCTCGCTGGAGCTTCGCGGCGGTCAGGTGATGGCCCTGCTCGGCGAGAACGGCGCCGGCAAGACCACGCTGATGAACATCCTGTTCGGCCATTACGTGGCCGATGCCGGACATATCGAGGCGTTCGGCCGGCCGCTTCCGCCGGGCTCGCCCAAGGCGGCCCTGGCCGCCGGCATCTGCATGGTCCATCAGCATTTCACGCTGGCCGACAACCTGACAGTGCTGGACAACGTGATCCTGGGAACGGAGCCGCTCTGGCGCCTCCGATCGGACCGCGGCCGGGGCCGGCGCAGGCTGGCGGAACTGGCGGAGAGGTTCGGCCTGGCGGTCGATCCCGACGCCGGGGTCGGCTCGCTATCGGTCGGCGAGCGCCAGCGGGTCGAGATCCTGAAGGCGCTTTACCGCGACGCCCGCATCCTGATCCTGGACGAGCCGACCGCCGTGCTGACCCCGCAGGAGAGCGAGCGCCTGTTCGCCACCCTGAAGCTGCTGACGGCGGAAGGCCTGGCGGTCGTCTTCATCAGCCACAAGATGAACGAGGTGATGGCCGCCAGCGACGTGGTCGGCGTGCTGCGCGGCGGGCGTCTGGTGGCGCTGCGGCGCACCGCGGAGACCAGCCGGGGCGAGCTGGCCGAGCTGATGATCGGCCGCACCCTGAAGGCGCCCACCGTCGAGCCGATGGATGCCGGGGAGCCGGTGCTGGTCCTGTCCGGCGTCACCGCGGCGGCGGGTACGGCCGGGCTGGACACGGTGGACCTGACCGTCCGCCGGCACCAGATCGTCGGCATCGCCGGCGTATCGGGCAACGGGCAGTCGGTCCTGGCCGACCTGGTCAGCGGCCTGATCGTCCCCGGCGCCGGGCGGCTTCAGGTGCTGGGCGACGAGGTCGGCTCGGCCGGACCGGGTGACATGATCCGCCGTGGGGTGGCGCGCATCCCGGAGGACCGGCACGCGACCGGGCTGGTCGGCGACATGACGGTTTGGGAAAACCTGATCGCCGAGCGCTACCGGCTGCCGGAGTTCTCCCGCCTCGGTTTCCTGAAGCGGGGGGCCGCGCGCGAGCGGGCGGAGAGCGTCATCCGGGACTACGACGTGCGCTGCCCGGGGCCGGACGCGGTGTCGCGCCTGCTGTCGGGTGGCAACATGCAGAAGCTGATCCTGGGCCGGACCCTGAGCTACGGACCGGGGCTGATCCTGGCCAACCAGCCGACCCGGGGCCTCGACGTCGGCGCGGTGGCCTATGTGCACGAGCGGCTGCTGGACGCCCGCGCCGCCGGAGCCGGCGTGCTGTTGATCTCGGAGGATCTGGACGAGATCCTGTCGCTCGCCGACCAGGTCGCCGTGATCCACCGCGGCCGGCTGTCCCCCCTCCAGCCGCGCGCCGGGGTCACCATCCGCCGGCTCGGGCTGGCGATGGCCGGGCATTGGGAAGAACTTTCGGAAGCGGATTGA
- a CDS encoding ABC transporter permease — MWFEPRAHPSAALRVLAPAGAVVAALALCAALIAWTGTGVGEAYALLFQGALGSRFALAETLTRATPLMLTGLAAAVAFRAKLWNIGAEGQLYAGALVAVVLGGGILDLPGWALLPAALLGGALAGSALLVGPTLLKTRLGVDEVVTTLLLNFVVLLFVSMMLEGPLKDPMGMGWPQSAPVLPEAELPRLLERSRLHAGLVLALVAAVALWIMNTRTTWGYEIKAVGANPAAAAFAGIPVNRVMLKVAVLSGGLAGLAGAAEIAGLRGYLTLDLSPGFGYSGIVVAMLAQLHPLGVVAASVFVAAVFVGADAMSRTVPVPNYIAEVLVAVSLLCVLVSSFLVRYRIRRSP, encoded by the coding sequence ATGTGGTTTGAACCGAGGGCGCACCCGTCCGCGGCCTTGCGGGTGCTGGCCCCGGCCGGCGCGGTCGTCGCGGCGCTGGCGCTGTGCGCGGCGCTGATCGCCTGGACCGGGACCGGCGTGGGGGAGGCGTACGCGCTGTTGTTCCAGGGCGCGCTGGGCAGCCGCTTCGCGCTGGCCGAGACGCTGACCCGGGCGACGCCGCTGATGCTGACCGGGCTGGCGGCGGCGGTGGCGTTCCGCGCGAAGCTGTGGAACATCGGCGCCGAGGGGCAGCTCTATGCCGGGGCGCTGGTCGCCGTCGTGCTGGGCGGCGGCATTCTGGACCTGCCGGGCTGGGCGCTGCTGCCGGCGGCGCTGCTCGGCGGCGCGCTGGCCGGGTCGGCCCTGCTGGTCGGCCCGACGTTGCTGAAGACAAGGCTGGGCGTCGATGAGGTGGTGACCACGCTGCTGCTGAACTTCGTGGTGCTTCTGTTCGTCTCCATGATGCTGGAAGGGCCGCTGAAGGACCCGATGGGCATGGGCTGGCCGCAAAGCGCCCCGGTCCTGCCGGAAGCGGAACTGCCGCGCCTGCTGGAACGGTCGCGGCTGCATGCCGGGCTGGTGCTGGCGCTGGTCGCGGCGGTGGCCCTTTGGATCATGAACACCCGGACGACCTGGGGATACGAAATCAAGGCGGTCGGCGCCAACCCGGCGGCGGCGGCCTTCGCCGGCATCCCGGTCAACCGGGTGATGCTGAAGGTGGCGGTGCTGTCGGGCGGGCTGGCCGGGCTGGCCGGTGCCGCCGAGATAGCCGGCCTGCGGGGCTACCTGACGCTCGACCTGTCGCCGGGCTTCGGCTACAGCGGGATCGTGGTGGCGATGCTGGCCCAGCTCCACCCGCTGGGCGTGGTCGCGGCGTCGGTGTTCGTGGCGGCGGTGTTCGTCGGCGCCGACGCCATGAGCCGGACCGTGCCGGTGCCGAACTATATCGCGGAGGTGCTGGTCGCGGTCAGCCTGCTGTGCGTGCTGGTGTCGTCCTTCCTGGTCCGCTACCGCATCCGGCGGTCGCCGTGA
- a CDS encoding amidohydrolase family protein, translated as MFDLIVRNANLPDGRTGIDIGVTGGRIAAVQPALDARAGEEIDATGRLVTPPFVDSHFHMDATLSYGLPRVNRSGTLLEGIALWGELKPLLTREALVERALEYCDWAVGRGLLAIRSHVDICDPRLLAVEALLEVRQRVAPYLDLQLVAFPQDGYLRYPGAPELLERALDMGVDVVGGIPHFERTMADGAASVRMLCEIAAERGLRVDMHCDETDDPLSRHVETLAYETRRLGLGGRVVGSHLTSMHSMDNYYVSKLIPLMAEAGLGVISNPLINITIQGRHDTYPRRRGMTRVPELMAAGLTVAFGHDCVMDPWYSLGSGDMLEVAHMGLHVAQMTSVDGMNACFRAVTENPARLMGLEGYGLDVGCNADMVVLQARDPVEAIRLKATRLFVLRRGRVISRTAPAEAVLSLEGRPERVGFATGAR; from the coding sequence ATGTTCGACCTGATCGTCCGCAACGCCAACCTGCCCGACGGCAGGACCGGCATCGATATCGGCGTGACCGGCGGCCGCATCGCCGCCGTGCAGCCGGCGCTGGATGCCCGGGCCGGCGAGGAGATCGACGCGACGGGCCGTCTGGTGACTCCGCCCTTCGTCGATTCCCACTTCCACATGGACGCGACGCTGAGCTACGGCCTGCCCCGCGTCAACCGGTCCGGCACGCTGCTGGAGGGCATCGCCCTGTGGGGCGAGCTGAAGCCGCTGCTGACCCGCGAGGCGCTGGTCGAGCGGGCGCTTGAATACTGCGACTGGGCGGTCGGGCGCGGGCTCCTGGCGATCCGCAGCCATGTGGACATCTGCGACCCGCGCCTGCTGGCGGTCGAGGCGTTGCTGGAGGTCAGGCAGCGGGTGGCGCCGTACCTGGATCTCCAGCTCGTGGCCTTCCCGCAGGACGGCTACCTGCGCTATCCCGGTGCTCCGGAACTGCTGGAGCGGGCGCTGGACATGGGCGTCGACGTGGTCGGCGGCATCCCGCACTTCGAACGCACCATGGCGGACGGCGCGGCTTCGGTCCGCATGCTGTGCGAGATCGCGGCCGAGCGGGGCCTTCGGGTTGACATGCATTGCGACGAGACCGACGACCCGCTGTCGCGGCATGTCGAGACCCTGGCCTACGAGACCCGGCGGCTGGGGTTGGGCGGCCGGGTCGTGGGCTCGCACCTGACGTCCATGCACTCGATGGACAATTACTATGTCAGCAAGCTGATCCCGCTGATGGCCGAGGCCGGGCTGGGCGTGATCTCCAACCCGCTGATCAACATCACCATCCAGGGCCGCCACGACACCTACCCCAGGCGGCGCGGCATGACACGGGTGCCGGAGCTGATGGCGGCAGGCCTGACGGTCGCCTTCGGCCACGACTGCGTGATGGACCCGTGGTACTCGCTGGGTTCCGGCGACATGCTGGAAGTCGCCCACATGGGGCTCCACGTGGCGCAGATGACCTCGGTGGACGGCATGAACGCCTGCTTCCGCGCCGTGACCGAGAACCCGGCGCGCCTGATGGGCCTGGAAGGCTACGGGCTGGATGTGGGCTGCAACGCCGACATGGTGGTGCTCCAGGCACGCGACCCGGTCGAGGCGATCCGCCTGAAGGCGACCCGGCTGTTCGTGCTGCGGCGCGGCCGTGTGATCAGCCGGACGGCCCCCGCCGAGGCGGTGCTGAGCCTGGAAGGCAGGCCGGAGCGGGTGGGGTTCGCGACGGGGGCGCGGTGA
- a CDS encoding CsbD family protein, which yields MTDDRTEGSMKKMKGDLKEGAGNLTGDSKLQSEGKSDKAEGKIQNALGGIKDALTGKK from the coding sequence ATGACCGACGACCGGACCGAAGGCTCGATGAAGAAGATGAAGGGCGACCTGAAGGAAGGCGCCGGTAACCTGACCGGTGACAGCAAGCTCCAGTCCGAGGGCAAGTCCGACAAGGCCGAAGGCAAGATCCAGAACGCCCTCGGCGGCATCAAGGACGCGCTGACCGGCAAGAAGTAA